Part of the Cydia pomonella isolate Wapato2018A chromosome 5, ilCydPomo1, whole genome shotgun sequence genome is shown below.
tatttacacattAATTTGTCCAGCACACGCTGCTGGTGGCGGAGGTGACGGAGCAGCTGCGCGCGCGCTTCCTGCCGTCGCCCGTGGTGATCAAGAAGCGCATCGAGGGGCTCATCGAGCGCGAGTACCTGGCGCGCACGCCCGACGACCGCAAGGTGTACACCTACGTGGCCTAGGTGCGTACTGCGTCCTGCCTCCTGCCTCCTGCGCCTGCGCCTGCGCGCCGCCAGCCCGACCCGCCCGAGCCACCGATTTTGCCATTCCCCGTCACCTGTAAAGCTTATCATTCCCGCGCGAGCCCGTCCGCCGTATGTGAACGAACGAACTCGAACGCTCGGACAGTGACTGAGCGGAGGATTTGTACGGATCGTGTGGTGAATGCTGGACTTTAAGTATAGAGCGGTTCCCGGTCCGGTTACCTTCGATTGTAACGTGGACTTAGttgttttaaatgaaaaatatatttactattttggAACTGCGTTATTTGATTGGAAAATTTTATTAATGGCAAAATTGTCGTGCACCAGAACATGTCTTACTGTCGTTTGGGTCATCTTTTTTCGCGGCCGACGGACCGTTTGTTTCTCTTTTACTGAGCGGTCGGACCCTCCGACCGGTCCCTATCGAAGCCGGGCACGATTGATACTTTCACATTTCACCGACCACTTAATGCATTATTCATTTGAATCTCCATCATGCCGGCCCgacagaaataataaatatgtatcccATTAGAAATCTTATTAGCATAAAATGTGTTTTGGGAAATATGTTGTAATGTTCACCTACTAAGTCTTGGAATAAAGCTGCCCCTGCTCGGGGCGTTCGTTTGCAATGTTGTGTAATCTGGTTGCCCGagctaatgttaaaatagtgcTCTTATATTACATAACGCCTCACGAGCCAGCAGTCTGCGCCGACCGATCGGTCGATAAAGAACTGACCTAGGTAGGTAATCATTTTAAACAGGATCACACTATGTTAACTGTTATAATAAACACGTATGAAGCATAGATTCCAGTGTACGTCCGCTTTAgtttatttaatagtattttgttATTACGGATGGAAATATGTCTTAGAGTTATTCTTAACACATTGAGATTTTAAtcaatgtaaaaatattgtaaataccaTTGTAGGTTTAGTTGGATCCTTTCGAAATGTATTATGATAGTGTTCCTCATAATTTCCAGAagcaaatatattaaaattctcTTTTGTAACAGTATGTTTTATTGATATCTCAGCTAAATGAAAACAAGGTAAACCCATATCAACTGCCTTAGCTCGTTTTTCTGTTgatattaacaaatataatCAATAGTCGTGCATTTGGGTCTCTAtggtttcccataaagttttaagtcatagtgtattgtttgtccgcattttcgttagccataattgggtttttctcagaaacgcgtaacttttcaggattgccataatacaaacctaacctatctataggataacctcaggaaattcctgaaaagttaacggtttcagagttatgactaatgataatatgactatcattacattataactttcaataattatgccaaacaaaggcaTCCACGTGCATTTCCATGGAGTTATCTTGGGTTTGCTTGGTTTCCCTTCTGTTTACCAACTTATTGGGTGGCCTTCTCAGCttacaattatttatgtttaattgaAATCATAAAAGCCTCAATTGGGTTTTATTTTCAGGCCATCGAACTTCAAGATTGTTCATTCCTTGAATGGCGCGTGCAAAGTTATAAGTGATAGAAGTaacaaaagtaattaaattatttcaaaataaaacgtATTAGTTATTATTTCAAGTTATTTTATTGTGATAAACATTGCTCCGCAGATGTAAATTAATTGCATTAAATTGCATCTATTGACGAAAGCTCTATTTGGAAATGGGAAGAAAAAATCTGCAGgtaaatgaatattaaaatCAGGGCTTCCAGCAAACTCATACACAGGTGGTTTAGTGACGTCTACAAAGGTCACGTCCACAGTCAACACAGTTGTAAAATCATCCACttgcaaagtaatattttgcgCCGTCCTTTGTACAGCTGCCgtaagaattttattttcaagttGATCATTCGTCGCACTTAGGTCAGCGTACGTAAATATGAGAGATACAGCTGCCACTATATTGCGACATACTAAAGTAGATTCTCCATCAACAAATTCACCCATGATGGAATCTTTTTCAAAAGCCTGCACCTGTAGTGGAATCCACTGGGCGTCTTCTTGTCCACGTGGATTGCCATATGGAGAAACAAATGATGTATAATTTAATCCTAAATAATCTTGAATACTGGCATGAATCATTCTACATGCGTGTGTAGCGTTGTAGGATAAAAACTTGTGTTCCAAATATAACCTGCACTTAGTCCTCTTATTTGAGCCGAATTTCAATTCATCTTTTGCTGTATTAGATATGGTACATTTTCCATTTTCATTAACAGGCAGTATGAAATGGTTATGCATTGAACTACTGttgaaaaagttatcagtaTGATTGCTTTCAACGTGCGACACTATGACTGCACGATTAGAAATGTAGCCTGGGTTCCCACTGAATTTAACAGCTTGTTCAATTGATATGTTCGCTAAGTGAAATCGCACACTTATATCTTGTTTCATCAGTGGGACATTCATTGACACGTTTTGTATAAACAATTTGACTGTTGCGTTGACAATTTTTAAATTGTGATAGTAAAATATGTAGTCAATCTTCAGTGCAATATGAGTGCATTGACTATCTGTGCATAATGGCTCGTGTAAagatttgttataatttatgcATGATGTATCATTGCAAATAATGACTGTCCAATTGGTGCAATGAACATTAGAACAATTCTgtaacaacagaaacattttttaagattattaatattaaactactgaagattaaaataaaaacagcgTGAAAAAATAGTATCTAAACATGATTTGGTATGTTAATGTGTTAATTTCGTACCAAGACTGAAGTGTTCAAAGTGCGATCTATAACACTAATAATAGTAGTTTCTTCAATGGTTTTATAAAGTTGTATCATTTCCAAGTGCGTTATTTTAATGTTGCATTGAATTCTTTCGTCTTCTAAGAATTTAATCATTTTTCTACCTGTGCAATAGTGGTTTACTTCCGGAGTCGATACATCTGTaagaaaataaagtatttttatgataattacaAATTCCAGTAAGGTAATTGGATGGCTAAATATTAGCTTGTGTGAGGAATAAGGTAATAAAACTTACCTAAATAACCAATCGAACCGTTTTTCAGTAGCCATATTGGATCACCAGATTTATAAAATTCCTTAGTAAATTCTATATTATCCTTTGATGTTgttgttttttgccattttaaaGTCATGTCCATAGTTCTAGTAGCGAATTCTCGATcatactgaaattaaattttgaatgaGTGTGGAAAGACATTAAGTATTTCGATTAGTAATCATTGTgatatattgtacaaaataatacCTTATTAACATTCCGCTTCTCAGGTAAATTTGTTTTTGCAATGCAAAACAAGTTACCAATAATGTTACTTGTTTGCGGTTTAATGCTGAATTGAGGATAGCAGACATCATTTCGTTTTCCATCTAAAGCCCCTTTATCACAATTCTTAAACAAATTAATGTCTGCCTCAGAACAATCACTGTCACAACAGCAATTAATATCACACACTTTAAACTGCAAAGGAAAACGTTAATTTTTATCTGTAATTTTGCaaatttatgtacctacttgtaaTTTGTATCAAATTTGCATATTGTCATTGTATAAAACTTACCAAGAGATTGCAATGACACATGTCTTTGGTAAATCTCCTCTTTGGACTAGAATTTGGTTTATTCATtgtcttatttttcttttcaaataatgtaaactCTGTCACATTCTCAATTTCTGTGCTAGTGTAAAATGAATCTGTTGTAGTTTCAACATCTGACATGGAAGAACTTTCATCAAACAGGTCTTCAAATGTAGTGCTTAAAGTATCTGTGGTTGTCTCAAATGTGCTACCATTTAAAGTAacattatcatatttttttgtggTAGATGTTAGGTTTTTGTATTGTTGTAATTGGTTCAGAGTACGGTAATATAGTGCATGGGGTTTCTTAGAGTATTCTTGGAGTATGTCTCGAAACAGTTTTCTATTGCTAGTAATGTTAGAAATCAGTGGCTTTTCGTCAGGCTGTAGTCTTTCTTGGATAAAATCCATAACACTAAACTGTATCAGTATGGAGAGCAATGTAAACCCAAGGTAAGTAATAACCTTCATTTTTACTTATACTCTATACCAAATTGGCTAAAATTTCTTAAGATAATgtctatttgtaaaaatatgttgccTTTTGACTCTGTGTGCAATTTGTACCTGAAAtatataatgattttaaatgttaataaaacaCTTGACATCAAAGACTACAAAATCTAACAACAGATAGACTTACCTATCTAAGCCTAAATTAATTAAGTCAGATTGTAAAAGCTGGTGAGATCCGCCCAGAAAGTATTGTTTTACTCGGTCAGAGAGGTTTGTGGCCGCAGGAGTCCAACATGGCACCTCTATGGTGTGATAGCCTGGGACTGCTGGTAAACTGCAGCAACTATAGCCCACTATCCAGGACCGATTCAATGAATCCAAACAACTTACTTGCAAGACTAGTTTTGGCCAACCTAGAAACAATTGAAATATAAGCTTATCAAATCAAAAAACATTGAGCAAGCTTGCCAATTTACCCGTTTTCAGTTGTCTAAAAGAATCTATAATGATAACTTATACCAAgcttatacatacttatattaattGATCAAAGTAATAGTTACCCTGGATACCCTTTGTTATGTAATGAATATCGAGCGGTTGAGTCCAAACAACTTTGTTTTCGTGGTCAGGTTTTGCCGATACCGTTTGACCTTCTGAACACCCAGTTATAACCGTCCAATTAGGACCTGAAATATCAATACGTATGAACAATAGCTCGTTCTATTTTTGATGATGTGCAATGTAACTCGACTCACCTGACTGAAAACTATATCGGCAGAATAATGAAGATCTCGTTTGAAAATCCGATGCACCATGCAATTGTCCTAATATATGCAATTCAGCCATGGAAGTAATTTTATCGTAAGGTGGTATCGATTTTGCATGAATGCACTTATGCGTAAATTTAAGGGAAACAGAAGCATATTTTTATACTCTAATGTTGTTATTCTTTGTTACTATGGCAACTAAACCACAGGCTAAACTAACCAAACCAAAGATTCATCAGTTGTCAAAGTGACAGTGACATCGCATGTTGCGTTTCGTTTATAAAGCTTTATTGAGCATAAATTATTTGCACAGGGTGCAAGTAAGTAAAGCATATTAATAAGCGTGAACAATACTCGTCTTATCCCGCCAAGCATTTGAAAAGCAAATCGAAATGTAACTTTCGCATTCTCAACCGCGTTATGGAGAGTAGAGTAGCTCTACTATAGGTTACTACTAGCTTACGCTAATCCAATCTaatgtcgcagaaagcaaatcgggactggaaccttctctgccaaaaatgtgggaggtcgtgccgctcacgcatcggcctccacagtcaccaaacccgttgacaaacagcaatgcttaaatcgtctgcaatagacgcaaaggcctgtgatgacgCCAATCCAGAAATTAGTTTCAGGCGTGCAATGAgcagtaaaataaaatccaaaaagtAACTAATACAGCATTTATTCAACATCCATCATAATATTCTAACGAACATAAAACTAATATCAAAAGCCGAGTTTTGTCAGTCGACAAGGGGGCAGTTTAAATATAAAGCCAGAAGTACAAAATTATTAGAGATGCCCCGAATAGCGAATATTCGGCCTCTCTCCAGGCCCAAGCGCCGAATATAACATGCGATCATTTTGAGTCacattaagagcccttaatccttggagcgttctccgatttcacgaaataacgctcgatagatggcgttcgcgacgcgcgtttcaatgcagactagaataatcttgatagttttcaatataatttcaagcaacattaattttagtgttatatgatatcatatgggcactctttattttattttatatgcacagtagttttttttatgtacactactactaagtgtacagactacagagtgtactataacccttgctctttattctgtctctttcacaccaatggaaaatgaagagttagtaaatgactgcaggtataaataaagtatattagtgcgatagagagacagatagtgtttcgttgtcgtaaagtaaacgattggcatgttggccacacacttgcttggtgcctagccaaaataccaatcgtttgcgtatagatattagtgcgatagagagacagtagtgtttcgttgtcgtatcgtaaacgattggcatgttggctacgcacccatgatacctagccaagaagccaatcaattgcgcatattagtgcgatagagagacagatagtgtttccttgtcgtatcgtaaacgtttggcatgttggctacgcacccatgctgcccagccaagatgccaatcgtttgtgcatattagtacgagagagagacagatagtgtttcgttgtcgtatcgattggcatggtggctacgcacccatgctgcctcaagatgccaatcgtttgcgcacattagtgctatagagtttcagtgttatttgaaatcacgttagggtttgtattattatttatgacccgaatgaagtccatccaggttcttatgatggagtcaggagttggtcaccagaactcctaatctactcattataattccatcgtgcttaggctcaaaagatttgccctgacgaacaccatcgatctagatgaggtccagggtctcatgacggagtcaggagttggtcaccagaactccccagaactcctaatctactcatcataactccatcgagtttgggctcaatagatttaccctgatgagcaccatcaatctagatgaagtccagggtctcatgatggagtcaggagtaggtcactagaactcctaatctactcattataattccatcgtatttgggctcaatagatttgccctgacgagtaccatcgttctaaatgaagtccagggtctcatgatggagtcaggagttggtcaccataattcctaatctactcatcataactccatcgtgtttgggctcaatagatttgccctcacgagcaccatcaatctagatgatgttcagggtctcatgatggagtcaggagttggtcaccagaactcctaatctactcattataattccatcgtgtttgggctcaaaagatttgccctgacgagtaccatcgatctacatgaccaactcctgactccatcatgagaccctggactttatctagattgatgatgctcgtcagggcaaatctattgagcccaaacacgatgaggttatgatgagtagtttaggagttctggtgaccaactcctgactccatcatgagaccctggacctcatctagatcgatggtgttcatcagggcaaatctattgagcccaaacacgatggaattatgatgagtagattaggagttctaatgaccaactcctgactcaatcatgagaccctggacctcatctagattgatggtgctcgtcagggcaactctattgagcccaaacacgatgaggttatgatgagtagattaggagttctggtgaccaactcctgactccatcatgagaccctgggcctcatctagatctatggtgctcgtcagggcaaatcttttgagcccaaacacgatggaattataatgagtagattaggagttctagtgaccaactcctgactccatcatgagaccctggactttatctagattgatggtgctcgtcagggcaaatctattgagcccaaacacgatggcgttatgataagtagattaagagtcctggtgaccaactcctggctccatcatgagaccctggacctcatctagatcgatggtgttcgtcagggcaaatcttttgagcccaaacaggatgggattataatgagtagattaggagttctggtgaccaactcctgactccatcatgagaacttggacttcatccgggtcaaaaataataatgcaaatgcaaaccctaacgtaatttcaagtaaaaatgcgtttttcagaaaatcgcagccaaataacactagaccctattcatagtgttgagttcctgccggtgagtaaggttgccagagctcaacgaggggcgggagggggttagagtcggcaacgcgcatgtaactcctctggagttgcaggcgtacataggctacggatactgcttaccatcaggcgggccgtcagcttgtttgccaccgacgtagtattaaaaaaaaggaccactgaaaatccatcaataagcgagagtctgttaagcatagtgtaaaaaatgaacttttattaagattttctaatcgcagtatatagcacttctcggaactccgtagctgattacgatcgcaacgaatgcctgacaatcgagcacaggtccgtcctctaagcgcgctccgcgcggacagagcggggcgtcgctgctgcgtgatttatacgtgttttaaaaaaatataaatttacggcaatgtaggtcccacagttatgatttttttttataggttaacattaagttacagtttgctataatattatttttaaagcaaaatatgcgtacaatttgcggaaaaaaaatataataaaaccctgttttcgccaaaaaaatgaagaaaactcggaaggtattttatcagttttttcaactgaatcttcgattgttaatcattccagcccctcgtacgagatatgttgaatcaaattgtagtcattcatgtaccaaataattcttgtttacagcaaaattgagaaccgaaacgccacatctcactgcaaaatttggaaaagactcccaaaaaaactcattaaaaaagaggtttaaaagagaaaatgaaaatttgaactgttggagccgctagtttaggaaacgattatttaagtacgttaccagtttttgaataaatactaatagttacgtcgtaatcttgaatgaaaaaggaagcattttacaaaatacgctcgtctgtaggaataaggactctacGGTTCGCCAACCAAGCACAACGTTtactaagatttaatttttgttgCTCAGAATCAGTGAATGTGGTAAGATTGAATTAAATGAGAcccatgataaaaataaaaatatttgtaaactaCAAATGCTCAAAAAACGGGTATTCGTATTTAACAACTTTCCAAGAACaggtacatattaaatatagtggttattggttatttttattgtatttttcattttaggTATGTTCAGATATTCGGTATTCATCCAAATAATAGCCGACATTGGCCCTAATATACCTAGCATCTTTaaaaagaatataattatttcacaaTAAAAATCACACAATAATTGTATCtcaattaaaactaaacattgGTGGAGTctattgaaataaaaacgaaTGCTTATGTATCACAAGTCAttatcattataataattaacactTAACAATCACAAGTAAGCTCGAACGGTAGCTTAGCTTCACATAgggatttattattgttatcgCCTCCAATCTAATCAACGATCAAGTCAGTCTATATTCAGCAAGTTAGAACAATCACAAGTAAGGCTGCCAGCCGTGGTAGAGGCGGCACAGGTTGGCGGGGTCGGTGGCGCAGCGGACGAGCCGCGCGACCTGCCCGGGCACCGCCACgccgccggccgcgccgcccTCGGTGCCGTGCAGCTTGCTGCCCACGGCCAGCAGCGCCCGCTCCGCCAGGTCCGCCACTGGGCCCATTGGACGCGCCACTAAagttaaaaacagaaaaatacaagttaaaaacagtaaaaccagaccgttatttaatttaattatcaaaTTGAAGTAAACGCACCGTGCAGCGCATGTCTACACGGACCGAGTTATTCGCGCGGTAATTTCTTTgcacagcgagctgcaaaagtgcatataCCCACTTTGTAAATGAATTCCATTCGTAAAGTGGGTGGGTGTGCACTTTTGGAGCTGTGTGTAGCTACTGTGGGTCTTGGCTTGGCCAAATAAATACTGCTAGGACTAGGCAATGCTCCCGGTACTGAATTTGTACGGGGAGACTGGGAATTCCTAGACCCTCCCTGTATTTCGGGAATTCCCTAGAGGGAGAATTCCCTAGAGAGAGCTTTCCCTATCTTAGACCTAATTAAACTTGAACTAAACTGGACTAAATTgcgtactaaaaaaataaaaaatagaacatAATCGAAAAATTTGAAGCATAGATAAATAACTTTACAAATGGCAGTTAACTTACCATTTGCATCTTTCTGCGTCGATCGGAACTTCTTCGTAGTCCACGCGTACAACGGATCACAAAGCAGAACCTCTAATATTGTCAATAAAGTTTCATGATTGTCGCGCAACAGTT
Proteins encoded:
- the LOC133517759 gene encoding tectonic-1 isoform X1, with the translated sequence MKVITYLGFTLLSILIQFSVMDFIQERLQPDEKPLISNITSNRKLFRDILQEYSKKPHALYYRTLNQLQQYKNLTSTTKKYDNVTLNGSTFETTTDTLSTTFEDLFDESSSMSDVETTTDSFYTSTEIENVTEFTLFEKKNKTMNKPNSSPKRRFTKDMCHCNLLFKVCDINCCCDSDCSEADINLFKNCDKGALDGKRNDVCYPQFSIKPQTSNIIGNLFCIAKTNLPEKRNVNKYDREFATRTMDMTLKWQKTTTSKDNIEFTKEFYKSGDPIWLLKNGSIGYLDVSTPEVNHYCTGRKMIKFLEDERIQCNIKITHLEMIQLYKTIEETTIISVIDRTLNTSVLNCSNVHCTNWTVIICNDTSCINYNKSLHEPLCTDSQCTHIALKIDYIFYYHNLKIVNATVKLFIQNVSMNVPLMKQDISVRFHLANISIEQAVKFSGNPGYISNRAVIVSHVESNHTDNFFNSSSMHNHFILPVNENGKCTISNTAKDELKFGSNKRTKCRLYLEHKFLSYNATHACRMIHASIQDYLGLNYTSFVSPYGNPRGQEDAQWIPLQVQAFEKDSIMGEFVDGESTLVCRNIVAAVSLIFTYADLSATNDQLENKILTAAVQRTAQNITLQVDDFTTVLTVDVTFVDVTKPPVYEFAGSPDFNIHLPADFFFPFPNRAFVNRCNLMQLIYICGAMFITIK
- the LOC133517759 gene encoding tectonic isoform X2, with product MKVITYLGFTLLSILIQFSVMDFIQERLQPDEKPLISNITSNRKLFRDILQEYSKKPHALYYRTLNQLQQYKNLTSTTKKYDNVTLNGSTFETTTDTLSTTFEDLFDESSSMSDVETTTDSFYTSTEIENVTEFTLFEKKNKTMNKPNSSPKRRFTKDMCHCNLLFKVCDINCCCDSDCSEADINLFKNCDKGALDGKRNDVCYPQFSIKPQTSNIIGNLFCIAKTNLPEKRNVNKYDREFATRTMDMTLKWQKTTTSKDNIEFTKEFYKSGDPIWLLKNGSIGYLDVSTPEVNHYCTELF